The following are encoded in a window of Saccharothrix longispora genomic DNA:
- a CDS encoding LCP family protein, with the protein MSELLEQHSRTNIPRPVPPGPADTGRRAAPEPPVPPAGPAPNGPRSPVPPPAPESTGRRAAPDHFTPSAPDRVTPAPSGEPPRRPAAPNDFFAPAHEGTGTRTPRPMPEDGPRRAPNSRPAEVRRPDEGTGRRARPEPPEAPGGGRRAAEPPRRYAEGDPNAQRPVPPPPVRPDAPRPGEHTGRRARPVPPEGLRPDAPRPDAPRPDALRPDAPRQDAPRQDLPRPDLRRPVDDPAADVPRRVGENTGRRARPEPPDGPRRPAPRPEDVDPRRAPDGAGPRRRPVEGDPAGRRFAEGNAPRRLAEDGPEPPVRPGEGTGRRPMGPRPDEGTGRRPVPPDAHRPVDPRRLAGPPDDLDRGAGPRRLAGGPVDEQDHGSAPRRLAPGAPAGPRRPVGSPVDEQDHGSAPRRLAAGPAGPVAGPPAAPDAPGRRFAEDVAEQPAIADRLGAGAPPKATPPHAAPPHAAPPPVTPPQAAPPKAAPPSGPEPRDQIDPASLTTEMEAISDDVKKRREVDHTLARFSAVHDELAEQERLRKERRQKLMPWKADHDDDATEYASPVAVLDGDDGPRRRGRTAKHSRIVRTVKVVSLAAAVLVFVSTGLGWGAMLYIDSKFVEVDALGSNSAAVHEAEKQLGDENFLIVGSDSRAGAKTQDGVGDTEAAPGARSDVLMLAHIPADRKRMVVVSVPRDLTVTRPACEQWDSGTGQYTGTQLDPLEGAKANQAYSDGGPRCVAKFMTELTGLEINHFISVDFNGFRGMVDAVGEVEVCVPKPMVDDELGTIFDQAGRFQITGGKALDYVRARKVSGEQFGDYDRVTRQQKFLSALLRKALSSEILLNPGKLNSFLNAFAAATVGDNIGVNDMLTLAQSLRSLDAGRVSFVTVPHYTDEGPTLSNDDNIEMLREAETKALFQSIIDGTPLPDEKPDPSTQAAGTTSGAPTPAPAGPEPGKVVDPNGLKVKVLNGDPDSPGLANSTKLALEELGYEVVFRGNGEAAEKTIIKYYTGGEDVAATLAASIPGATLVADPTMGGAVELLIGSGWDEVVRAPGAGGGQQEPGTPQPPKDLEVVNAAEDPCA; encoded by the coding sequence GTGTCCGAACTGCTCGAACAGCACAGCCGCACGAACATCCCCCGGCCGGTCCCGCCGGGCCCCGCGGACACCGGACGACGCGCCGCGCCCGAACCGCCCGTGCCGCCCGCCGGACCCGCGCCGAACGGCCCGCGGTCGCCGGTGCCACCACCGGCGCCGGAGAGCACCGGCCGACGTGCCGCGCCCGACCACTTCACGCCGTCCGCGCCGGACCGCGTCACCCCGGCCCCGAGCGGCGAGCCGCCGAGGCGCCCCGCGGCACCCAACGACTTCTTCGCGCCCGCGCACGAGGGCACCGGCACGCGCACACCCCGCCCGATGCCGGAGGACGGCCCGCGCCGCGCGCCGAACAGCCGGCCCGCCGAGGTCCGACGCCCCGATGAGGGCACCGGTCGGCGGGCACGCCCGGAGCCGCCGGAGGCCCCCGGCGGCGGCAGGCGCGCCGCGGAACCGCCGCGCCGCTACGCCGAGGGCGACCCGAACGCGCAGCGCCCCGTTCCGCCGCCTCCCGTGCGCCCGGACGCGCCGCGTCCCGGTGAGCACACCGGCCGCCGTGCGCGCCCCGTGCCGCCCGAGGGGCTTCGGCCCGACGCTCCCCGGCCGGATGCTCCCCGACCGGATGCCCTGCGGCCCGACGCGCCCAGGCAGGACGCGCCCAGGCAGGACCTGCCCCGTCCGGACCTCCGCCGTCCCGTGGACGACCCGGCGGCCGACGTCCCACGTCGCGTGGGCGAGAACACCGGTCGCCGTGCCCGGCCCGAGCCGCCGGACGGTCCTCGTCGACCGGCTCCGCGCCCTGAGGACGTCGATCCCCGACGCGCCCCGGACGGTGCCGGCCCGCGTCGCCGGCCCGTCGAGGGCGACCCCGCGGGCCGCCGGTTCGCGGAGGGCAACGCGCCGCGCCGACTCGCCGAGGACGGGCCGGAACCGCCCGTCCGCCCCGGTGAGGGCACCGGCAGGCGTCCGATGGGTCCCCGGCCGGACGAGGGGACCGGGCGACGTCCCGTGCCCCCGGACGCCCACAGGCCCGTCGACCCGCGCCGACTCGCGGGCCCACCCGACGACCTCGACCGCGGAGCCGGGCCCCGCCGCCTCGCCGGCGGCCCGGTGGACGAGCAGGACCACGGCAGCGCGCCGCGCCGACTCGCCCCCGGCGCCCCGGCAGGCCCCCGCCGCCCCGTCGGCAGCCCCGTGGACGAACAGGACCACGGCAGCGCGCCACGCCGACTCGCCGCCGGACCCGCCGGCCCTGTCGCCGGGCCGCCGGCCGCGCCCGACGCACCCGGTCGGCGCTTCGCCGAGGACGTGGCCGAGCAGCCCGCCATCGCGGACCGCCTCGGTGCGGGCGCGCCCCCCAAGGCCACGCCGCCCCACGCTGCGCCACCCCACGCCGCGCCACCCCCGGTCACGCCACCCCAGGCCGCCCCGCCCAAAGCCGCCCCGCCGAGCGGGCCGGAACCGCGCGACCAGATCGACCCCGCCAGCCTCACCACCGAGATGGAGGCCATCAGCGACGACGTCAAGAAGCGTCGCGAGGTCGACCACACGCTGGCCCGCTTCTCCGCCGTCCACGACGAACTGGCCGAGCAGGAGCGCCTCCGCAAGGAGCGCCGGCAGAAGCTGATGCCGTGGAAGGCCGACCACGACGACGACGCCACCGAGTACGCCTCCCCGGTCGCCGTCCTCGACGGCGACGACGGCCCCCGTCGCCGCGGCCGCACGGCCAAGCACAGCAGGATCGTGCGCACGGTCAAGGTGGTCTCGCTGGCGGCGGCCGTGCTGGTGTTCGTGTCCACGGGCCTCGGCTGGGGCGCGATGCTCTACATCGACAGCAAGTTCGTCGAGGTCGACGCGCTCGGCTCGAACTCCGCCGCCGTCCACGAGGCCGAGAAGCAGCTGGGCGACGAGAACTTCCTGATCGTCGGCTCGGACAGCCGGGCGGGCGCGAAGACGCAGGACGGCGTCGGTGACACCGAGGCGGCGCCGGGCGCGCGGTCCGACGTGCTGATGCTCGCCCACATCCCGGCCGACCGGAAGCGGATGGTCGTCGTCTCGGTTCCGCGCGACCTGACGGTGACGCGGCCCGCGTGCGAGCAGTGGGACTCCGGCACCGGCCAGTACACCGGCACGCAGCTCGACCCGCTGGAGGGCGCGAAGGCCAACCAGGCCTACTCCGACGGCGGCCCGCGGTGCGTGGCGAAGTTCATGACCGAGCTGACCGGCCTGGAGATCAACCACTTCATCAGCGTGGACTTCAACGGGTTCCGCGGCATGGTGGACGCGGTCGGCGAGGTCGAGGTGTGCGTGCCGAAGCCGATGGTCGACGACGAGCTCGGCACGATCTTCGACCAGGCGGGCCGGTTCCAGATCACCGGCGGCAAGGCGCTCGACTACGTCCGCGCGCGCAAGGTGTCCGGCGAGCAGTTCGGCGACTACGACCGCGTGACGCGGCAGCAGAAGTTCCTGTCCGCGCTGCTGCGCAAGGCGCTGTCGTCGGAGATCCTGCTGAACCCGGGCAAGCTCAACAGCTTCCTCAACGCGTTCGCCGCGGCCACCGTGGGCGACAACATCGGCGTGAACGACATGCTCACGCTCGCGCAGTCGCTGCGCAGCCTCGACGCCGGCCGGGTCAGCTTCGTGACCGTCCCGCACTACACGGACGAGGGCCCGACGCTGTCGAACGACGACAACATCGAGATGCTGCGCGAGGCGGAGACCAAGGCGCTGTTCCAGTCGATCATCGACGGCACGCCGCTGCCCGACGAGAAGCCGGACCCCTCGACGCAGGCGGCCGGCACGACGTCCGGCGCGCCGACCCCCGCGCCCGCGGGCCCCGAGCCGGGCAAGGTCGTCGACCCGAACGGCCTCAAGGTCAAGGTGCTCAACGGCGACCCCGACTCGCCCGGCCTCGCGAACTCGACGAAGCTGGCCCTGGAGGAACTGGGCTACGAGGTGGTCTTCCGCGGCAACGGCGAGGCCGCCGAGAAGACGATCATCAAGTACTACACGGGCGGCGAGGACGTCGCGGCGACGCTGGCCGCGTCCATCCCCGGTGCGACGCTGGTGGCCGACCCGACCATGGGCGGCGCGGTGGAACTGCTGATCGGGTCCGGCTGGGACGAGGTCGTGCGGGCGCCGGGAGCCGGAGGCGGGCAGCAGGAGCCCGGCACGCCGCAGCCGCCCAAGGACCTGGAGGTCGTCAACGCGGCGGAGGACCCCTGTGCCTGA
- the phoU gene encoding phosphate signaling complex protein PhoU → MREAYHDQLGQLAGQLADMCAMAGDAMERATAALLDADLALAEQVIGDDVKIDDVRAGIEEQAYALLALQAPVATDLRIVLAVIHAAESVERMGDLALHVAKAARRRHPNHVLADTVQPYFAEMGRIAVELAREATDIIRTQDVARARSLEDADDAMDDLHRHLFTVIMDKDWAHGVPSAVDTTLLGRFYERFADHAVSVAKRTVFVVTGRMPGYGGSEES, encoded by the coding sequence ATGCGTGAGGCTTACCACGACCAGCTCGGACAACTCGCCGGGCAGCTCGCCGACATGTGCGCGATGGCGGGTGACGCCATGGAGCGCGCGACCGCGGCGCTGCTCGACGCGGACCTCGCCCTCGCCGAGCAGGTGATCGGGGACGACGTCAAGATCGACGACGTCCGCGCGGGCATCGAGGAGCAGGCGTACGCGCTGCTGGCGCTCCAGGCGCCGGTCGCGACGGACCTGCGCATCGTGCTCGCGGTGATCCACGCGGCGGAGAGCGTCGAGCGCATGGGCGACCTGGCGCTGCACGTGGCCAAGGCCGCGCGGCGCAGGCACCCGAACCACGTGCTGGCCGACACCGTGCAGCCGTACTTCGCGGAGATGGGCCGCATCGCCGTCGAGCTGGCGCGCGAGGCGACCGACATCATCCGCACGCAGGACGTGGCGCGGGCGCGGTCGCTGGAGGACGCCGACGACGCGATGGACGACCTGCACCGCCACCTGTTCACGGTGATCATGGACAAGGACTGGGCGCACGGCGTCCCGTCCGCGGTGGACACGACGCTGCTGGGCCGGTTCTACGAGCGGTTCGCCGACCACGCCGTGTCGGTGGCCAAGCGGACCGTGTTCGTCGTGACGGGGCGGATGCCCGGCTACGGCGGCTCCGAGGAGTCGTAG
- a CDS encoding ESX secretion-associated protein EspG — MSVFSFALSHAAADMLWEDLRLGSRPYPFDFPYLGQTFDERRGIRNAVYRDLESRGLADRGRVAPRVEEALTLLVKFDYSLNAIASLDARNVERQLLARAGAAGENAVLAVMDDRQIRIDLMRSATLVRAVVELIPGNRPGPGQSITVPMSAQTPPPPPRRDDDFGNATFTRAMAPRSTAATQVRALEAVFERQRLRAGQFGVTVRGRHGREQRAPQVAWFDNDQGRYMSQTRQGQDGQKWLTHAPADNPRIAAQLTQELNALMG; from the coding sequence GTGAGCGTGTTCTCGTTCGCCCTGTCGCACGCGGCGGCCGACATGCTCTGGGAAGACCTGAGGCTCGGCAGCCGGCCCTACCCGTTCGACTTCCCCTATCTCGGGCAGACGTTCGACGAGCGGCGCGGCATCCGCAACGCCGTCTACCGCGACCTGGAGTCGCGCGGCCTGGCCGACCGCGGCCGGGTCGCGCCCCGGGTGGAGGAAGCGCTCACCCTGCTGGTCAAGTTCGACTACTCGCTCAACGCCATCGCGTCGCTCGACGCGCGCAACGTCGAGCGCCAGTTGCTGGCGCGGGCGGGCGCGGCCGGTGAGAACGCGGTGCTGGCCGTCATGGACGACCGGCAGATCAGGATCGACCTGATGCGCTCGGCGACCCTCGTGCGCGCGGTCGTGGAGCTGATCCCGGGCAACCGCCCGGGGCCGGGGCAGTCGATCACCGTGCCGATGTCGGCGCAGACCCCGCCGCCACCGCCGCGCCGCGACGACGACTTCGGCAACGCGACGTTCACCCGGGCCATGGCCCCCCGCAGCACGGCGGCCACGCAGGTGCGCGCGCTGGAGGCGGTGTTCGAGCGGCAGCGGCTGCGCGCCGGCCAGTTCGGCGTCACGGTCCGCGGCAGGCACGGTCGCGAGCAGCGCGCCCCGCAGGTCGCGTGGTTCGACAACGACCAGGGCCGCTACATGTCGCAGACCCGGCAGGGGCAGGACGGCCAGAAGTGGCTCACCCACGCCCCCGCCGACAACCCGCGCATCGCCGCCCAGCTCACCCAGGAGCTGAACGCCCTGATGGGCTGA
- the pstB gene encoding phosphate ABC transporter ATP-binding protein PstB, with protein MAKRIDVKDLNLFYGKFHAVDGVSLAVPPKNVTAFIGPSGCGKSTVLRSLNRMHEVAPGARVEGKVLLDGEDIYASSIDPVQVRRTIGMVFQRPNPFPTMSIRDNVVAGLKLAGERNKKKLDEVAERSLRGANLWNEVKDRLDRPGGGLSGGQQQRLCIARAIAVQPDVLLMDEPCSALDPISTLAIEDLITELKKEYTIVIVTHNMQQAARVSDQTAFFNLLGVGQPGRLIEVDDTEKIFSNPSQKATEDYISGRFG; from the coding sequence ATGGCCAAGCGCATCGACGTGAAGGACCTCAACCTCTTCTACGGCAAGTTCCACGCCGTCGACGGGGTCTCCCTGGCCGTGCCGCCGAAGAACGTGACCGCGTTCATCGGGCCCTCCGGTTGCGGCAAGTCCACCGTGCTGCGGTCGCTGAACCGCATGCACGAGGTGGCGCCGGGAGCCCGAGTCGAGGGCAAGGTGCTGCTGGACGGCGAGGACATCTACGCCTCGTCCATCGACCCGGTGCAGGTGCGCCGGACCATCGGCATGGTCTTCCAGCGGCCCAACCCGTTCCCGACGATGTCGATCCGCGACAACGTCGTGGCGGGCCTGAAGCTCGCGGGCGAGCGGAACAAGAAGAAGCTCGACGAGGTGGCCGAGCGCTCGCTGCGCGGCGCCAACCTCTGGAACGAGGTCAAGGACCGCCTCGACCGCCCGGGCGGCGGGCTGTCCGGTGGTCAGCAGCAGCGCCTCTGCATCGCCCGCGCCATCGCCGTGCAGCCCGACGTGCTGCTGATGGACGAGCCGTGCTCGGCGCTGGACCCGATCTCCACGCTGGCGATCGAGGACCTGATCACCGAGCTGAAGAAGGAGTACACGATCGTCATCGTGACCCACAACATGCAGCAGGCGGCGCGGGTCTCCGACCAGACCGCGTTCTTCAACCTGCTGGGTGTCGGCCAGCCCGGGCGGCTGATCGAGGTGGACGACACGGAGAAGATCTTCAGCAACCCCAGCCAGAAGGCGACCGAGGACTACATCTCGGGCCGCTTCGGCTGA
- the pstA gene encoding phosphate ABC transporter permease PstA, which translates to MTTTDTAADLDRLATPPTFQSVSGARKFKNAVATTLVYAAFLIAIVPLVWVLYVVIQRGFPVILDADWWQKSLSGLLSRQQGGGVYHAIYGTLVQGLVCGIISVPIGLFVAVYLVEYGGRSKLAKATTFMVDILTGVPSIVAALFVYTLWITYFGFGRSGFAVSLALVLLMVPVIVRTTEEMLKIVPDELREASYALGIPKWKTIVKVVVPTALSGIVTGIMLALARVMGETAPVLVLAAYAPYINYNLFDGPMASLPLLMTSERNNPTQAGFERIWGAAITLVLIITLFNLLATVISRWLAPKTK; encoded by the coding sequence ATGACGACGACCGACACGGCGGCCGACCTCGACCGCCTCGCGACGCCGCCGACGTTCCAGAGCGTCAGCGGCGCGCGCAAGTTCAAGAACGCCGTCGCCACCACCCTGGTCTACGCGGCGTTCCTGATCGCCATCGTGCCGCTGGTCTGGGTGCTGTACGTCGTCATCCAGCGCGGCTTCCCGGTGATCCTCGACGCCGACTGGTGGCAGAAGTCGCTGTCCGGGCTGCTGTCGCGGCAGCAGGGCGGCGGCGTCTACCACGCCATCTACGGCACCCTGGTGCAGGGCCTCGTCTGCGGCATCATCTCGGTGCCCATCGGCCTGTTCGTCGCCGTCTACCTCGTGGAGTACGGCGGCCGGTCGAAGCTGGCCAAGGCCACCACGTTCATGGTGGACATCCTCACCGGCGTGCCGTCGATCGTGGCCGCGCTGTTCGTCTACACGCTGTGGATCACCTACTTCGGCTTCGGCCGCAGCGGGTTCGCGGTGTCCCTCGCGCTGGTGCTGCTCATGGTGCCGGTGATCGTGCGGACCACCGAGGAGATGCTCAAGATCGTCCCCGACGAGCTGCGCGAGGCCTCCTACGCGCTGGGCATCCCGAAGTGGAAGACGATCGTGAAGGTCGTCGTCCCCACCGCGCTGTCCGGCATCGTGACCGGCATCATGCTGGCCCTCGCCCGCGTCATGGGCGAGACCGCGCCGGTCCTGGTGCTCGCCGCTTACGCGCCGTACATCAACTACAACCTGTTCGACGGCCCGATGGCGTCGCTGCCGCTGCTCATGACGTCCGAGCGCAACAACCCGACCCAGGCCGGTTTCGAGCGCATCTGGGGCGCGGCGATCACCCTCGTGCTCATCATCACGCTGTTCAACCTGCTGGCGACCGTGATCTCGCGGTGGCTGGCTCCGAAGACGAAGTGA
- the pstC gene encoding phosphate ABC transporter permease subunit PstC has protein sequence MNDRTVVERPAGTADSGARGGVPAARPDSEAPIPPTAEAENTKHVRPGDRIFAGLATGSGIFIVVLIGAIGIFLLIQAIPSLGLDKVNFLTSREWSTSDVDNMRYGILDLLLVTVVSAAFALVIAMPIALGIALFLTQYAPRRLARSFAYVIDLLAAVPSIIFGLWGLLVLGPVLTPVGEWLTAKLGWIFLFAEGNVSIEIGGTIFTAGIVLAVMILPIITAVSREVFDRTPATHVEGAIALGATKWEVVRTTVLPFGKAGYVSASMLGLGRALGETIALTIILSGTAATFGWSLFDGGATFASKIALAAPEFNDPRIAGAYIAAGLVLFVLTFGVNAIARSIVAGHKEYE, from the coding sequence ATGAACGACCGAACCGTGGTCGAGCGCCCCGCGGGCACCGCTGACAGCGGTGCCCGCGGGGGCGTCCCGGCCGCTCGACCCGACTCGGAGGCTCCGATTCCCCCGACCGCGGAAGCCGAGAACACAAAGCACGTCCGGCCGGGTGACCGGATCTTCGCCGGTCTCGCCACCGGGTCGGGCATCTTCATCGTGGTCCTGATCGGGGCCATCGGCATCTTCCTGCTGATCCAGGCCATCCCCTCCCTGGGGCTCGACAAGGTCAACTTCCTGACCAGCCGCGAGTGGTCCACCAGCGACGTCGACAACATGCGCTACGGCATCCTGGACCTGCTCCTGGTGACCGTGGTGTCGGCGGCGTTCGCGCTGGTCATCGCCATGCCCATCGCCCTGGGCATCGCGCTGTTCCTCACCCAGTACGCGCCGCGCCGCCTGGCCCGGTCGTTCGCCTACGTCATCGACCTGCTGGCCGCCGTGCCGTCGATCATCTTCGGCCTGTGGGGCCTGCTGGTGCTCGGCCCGGTGCTCACGCCCGTCGGCGAGTGGCTCACCGCGAAGCTCGGCTGGATCTTCCTGTTCGCCGAGGGCAACGTCAGCATCGAGATCGGCGGCACGATCTTCACCGCCGGCATCGTGCTCGCCGTCATGATCCTGCCGATCATCACCGCGGTCAGCCGCGAGGTGTTCGACCGCACTCCCGCCACCCACGTCGAGGGCGCCATCGCGCTCGGCGCCACCAAGTGGGAGGTCGTCAGGACCACCGTGCTGCCGTTCGGCAAGGCAGGCTACGTCAGCGCGTCCATGCTCGGCCTCGGCCGCGCGCTCGGCGAGACCATCGCGCTGACGATCATCCTCAGCGGCACCGCCGCGACGTTCGGGTGGAGCCTGTTCGACGGCGGCGCGACGTTCGCGTCCAAGATCGCGCTGGCCGCGCCGGAGTTCAACGACCCGCGCATCGCGGGCGCCTACATCGCGGCGGGTCTCGTGCTGTTCGTGCTCACGTTCGGCGTCAACGCCATCGCCCGGTCCATCGTCGCCGGTCACAAGGAGTACGAATGA
- the pstS gene encoding phosphate ABC transporter substrate-binding protein PstS, with protein MKTKRHGAVLGLIAAGALLLTACGSDNNAPSGAAPTTGESSTPVECGGKSKLNAEGSSAQKNAIDTFIQAYQQKCSGADVAYNASGSGAGVKNFNAGQVDFGGSDSPLSESKGEVAAAAERCQGNPAWNLPLVFGPVALGYKLDGVTDLTLSGEVAAKIFNGTVVKWNDPAIAALNSGASLPDKDIKVVYRSDESGTTDNFQLYLQAASKGAWTQGAGKQFKGGIGEGKEKSAGVAQAAGSIDGAITYVELSFAQDNKLSLAKIDNGSGPVELTNETVGKAIDGATIKGSGNDLVLDLNSIYASSTAGAYPLLLATYEIVCSKGYDADTAKAVKAFLTVAATDGQAGLADAGYAPLPKAFQDKILTAIKAIA; from the coding sequence GTGAAGACCAAGCGACACGGCGCCGTACTCGGCCTGATCGCGGCCGGTGCGCTTCTGCTCACCGCATGTGGCAGCGACAACAATGCCCCCTCGGGTGCGGCGCCGACGACCGGTGAGTCGTCCACGCCCGTCGAGTGCGGCGGCAAGTCCAAGCTGAACGCAGAGGGCTCCTCCGCGCAGAAGAACGCGATCGACACGTTCATCCAGGCGTACCAGCAGAAGTGCTCGGGCGCCGATGTGGCCTACAACGCCTCCGGCTCCGGCGCGGGCGTGAAGAACTTCAACGCCGGCCAGGTCGACTTCGGCGGCTCGGACTCGCCGCTGTCCGAGAGCAAGGGCGAGGTGGCCGCCGCCGCCGAGCGCTGCCAGGGCAACCCGGCCTGGAACCTGCCGCTGGTCTTCGGCCCGGTCGCGCTCGGTTACAAGCTGGACGGCGTCACCGACCTCACGCTGAGCGGCGAGGTCGCCGCCAAGATCTTCAACGGCACCGTCGTGAAGTGGAACGACCCGGCCATCGCCGCGCTGAACTCCGGCGCGTCGCTGCCCGACAAGGACATCAAGGTCGTCTACCGCTCCGACGAGTCAGGCACCACGGACAACTTCCAGCTCTACCTCCAGGCCGCCTCGAAGGGCGCGTGGACCCAGGGTGCCGGCAAGCAGTTCAAGGGCGGCATCGGCGAGGGCAAGGAGAAGTCGGCGGGCGTCGCGCAGGCGGCGGGCTCCATCGACGGCGCCATCACCTACGTCGAGCTGTCCTTCGCGCAGGACAACAAGCTGTCCCTCGCGAAGATCGACAACGGCTCCGGCCCGGTCGAGCTGACGAACGAGACGGTCGGCAAGGCCATCGACGGCGCCACCATCAAGGGCAGCGGCAACGACCTGGTCCTCGACCTGAACTCGATCTACGCCTCCTCCACCGCGGGCGCCTACCCGCTGCTGCTCGCCACCTACGAGATCGTCTGCTCCAAGGGCTACGACGCCGACACCGCGAAGGCCGTCAAGGCGTTCCTCACGGTCGCGGCGACCGACGGTCAGGCCGGCCTGGCGGACGCGGGTTACGCTCCGCTCCCCAAGGCGTTCCAGGACAAGATCCTGACCGCCATCAAGGCCATCGCCTGA
- the mshD gene encoding mycothiol synthase, translated as MESSWFEELSPAQADEVTGLLRAAQDADGVAPVGEAVVLRLRPGARGSAHLLARVDGALVGYLHLDVFGDADGNKVAELAVHPAHRRRGHGAALLAAVAERAEPLRVWAHGGRPDQEALAAKLGYRKVRELLRLRRPLDADLPSPVLPEGVRLRSFVPGRDEAAVVYVNHRAFAWHPEQGAMSIEDVRDKEGEPWFDATGFLLAVDAEERLLGFHWTKVHSATLGEVYVVGVDPDAQGGGLGKALTLAGLAHLRAAGLAEVMLYVESDNAAALAVYNRLGFTRWDSDAQYAR; from the coding sequence GTGGAATCGAGCTGGTTCGAGGAGCTGTCCCCCGCTCAGGCCGACGAGGTCACCGGCCTGCTCCGCGCCGCCCAGGACGCCGACGGCGTCGCCCCGGTGGGCGAGGCCGTCGTGCTGCGCCTGCGCCCCGGCGCGCGCGGTAGCGCACACCTGCTGGCCCGGGTCGACGGCGCGCTGGTCGGGTACCTGCACCTGGACGTCTTCGGCGACGCCGACGGCAACAAGGTCGCCGAGCTGGCCGTCCACCCCGCGCACCGCCGCCGCGGCCACGGCGCCGCGCTGCTCGCCGCCGTGGCCGAGCGCGCCGAGCCCCTGCGCGTCTGGGCGCACGGCGGCAGGCCCGACCAGGAGGCCCTGGCCGCGAAGCTCGGCTACCGCAAGGTCCGCGAGCTGCTGCGGCTGCGCCGCCCCCTCGACGCCGACCTGCCGTCACCGGTCCTGCCCGAGGGCGTCCGGCTGCGCTCGTTCGTGCCCGGCCGGGACGAGGCGGCCGTCGTCTACGTCAACCACCGCGCGTTCGCCTGGCACCCCGAGCAGGGCGCCATGAGCATCGAGGACGTCCGGGACAAGGAGGGGGAGCCGTGGTTCGACGCCACCGGCTTCCTGCTCGCCGTCGACGCGGAGGAGCGGCTGCTCGGCTTCCACTGGACGAAGGTGCACTCGGCGACCCTCGGCGAGGTGTACGTGGTGGGCGTCGACCCTGATGCGCAGGGCGGCGGCCTGGGCAAGGCCCTCACCCTCGCCGGTCTGGCGCACCTGCGCGCCGCCGGGCTCGCCGAGGTGATGCTGTACGTCGAGTCCGACAACGCCGCGGCACTGGCCGTGTACAACCGGTTGGGCTTCACCCGGTGGGATTCGGACGCCCAGTACGCCCGGTAG
- a CDS encoding response regulator transcription factor — MSIDVLLLTTDSDPEAVLPALSLLPHEVRPLRPEVSALLEAGPHDIVLVDARTDLAAARSLCRLLDSSGVDVPVVAVVTEGGLVAVNSDWSVDEILLPTSGPAEVDARLRLVRSRRGAQQPGGDGSLQLGELVIDEATYTARLRGRPLDLTYKEFELLKYLAQHAGRVFTRAQLLQEVWGYDFFGGTRTVDVHVRRLRAKLGPEHESLIGTVRNVGYKFVRPPRPGSARRVEHVDAPEPRIDDAELSYRI, encoded by the coding sequence ATGAGCATCGACGTGCTGCTGCTGACCACCGACTCCGATCCCGAGGCGGTCCTCCCCGCGCTCTCGCTCCTCCCGCACGAGGTGCGCCCGCTGCGCCCGGAGGTCTCGGCGCTGCTGGAAGCCGGTCCGCACGACATCGTCCTGGTCGACGCCAGGACCGACCTCGCCGCCGCGCGCAGCCTGTGCCGGCTGCTCGACTCCAGCGGCGTGGACGTCCCCGTGGTGGCGGTCGTCACCGAGGGCGGCCTGGTCGCGGTCAACTCCGACTGGAGCGTGGACGAGATCCTGCTGCCGACCTCCGGCCCCGCCGAGGTGGACGCCCGCCTGCGCCTGGTGCGCTCGCGGCGCGGCGCCCAGCAGCCCGGAGGCGACGGCTCCCTCCAGCTCGGCGAGCTGGTCATCGACGAGGCGACCTACACCGCGCGCCTGCGCGGCCGTCCCCTCGATCTGACCTACAAGGAGTTCGAGCTGCTCAAGTACCTCGCGCAGCACGCGGGCCGGGTCTTCACCCGCGCCCAGCTGCTCCAGGAGGTCTGGGGCTACGACTTCTTCGGCGGCACCCGCACCGTCGACGTGCACGTCCGGCGCCTGCGCGCCAAGCTCGGCCCCGAGCACGAGTCGCTCATCGGCACCGTGCGCAACGTGGGCTACAAGTTCGTCCGCCCGCCGCGCCCCGGCAGCGCCCGCCGCGTGGAGCACGTGGACGCGCCGGAGCCGAGGATCGACGACGCGGAGCTGAGCTACCGCATTTGA